The nucleotide sequence tgcagggtctgatcttgcgagtatgttctccgtaaccctaacagtgctgcatatcgcataccctgcagcagatgtgaTACAGCATACTTCTTATAGAAATAAATCTTCTAAGCACTTCCAAAAAAAACTCTCAGTATCATAGCCTTCagctacataaatatacactgcTCTGGTAGCCATACGATTAAAAATTTATTCCATATACCTTTCTCTTGACTCTTCGTCTCACACCAGGAAAGGTCCAAGTATGTGTTGtaaaatggtggtggtggttccaATCTCTCCTTCGGTAGTTCACCTATACACTGAGTTGCAATTATTTTGTCTATCTTGCAACATGTAACACACTGGTGTTTCATAGATTTAATAAGCCTTCATGCCCAAAGTTATAAGTGCAATTTGGTACGACAACTTTCAACACTTGTATGATCTTCTTGATGTAGTTGTTGAATGCATAATTTTGTGAAAGGATGCCCTGGTGTTAAAAGAATGAATTCATCTCCGTTCCAATTATCTTTTAGCCGTTTTGACACTCTAGTCCCTACTACAACCACTTTCTTCTCAGTTAGTGCTGGTCCTAATCGTCTATATCTTGTTTCCCAGTCACCTGGTAATGATTCTTGAACCTGTCTAATCCAATACATCTCAGCTGATTGCACATATTTCACTGAAGGATCTTTCCAGATTACTCTCAACGATttttcgatctatctgtctgtgtgtcttctctctcccctctctctcaaatccaGTTTACTCCCTttagaaaagagaaagccgggcggcacctgcgtccgcccaaaGAGAAGCTGGGACataggtgtgaagtgtaccatccagtcttactacgtattgttgacatcacTCGGTCACGcgcagtaaatatgaataacataacgggGAAAACTGAACATAACAAttttaaagataagataaaacacCAATGGTAGAAAAACATCACATCTGGGGCAGAGCAAGGGAATGAGGAgtgaggtgagggtgtgtgtcactTGGGTTTGATCTCAGTGCGTGACTTCATGTATTGTTGTTGTAAAACAATGATAGACAGTTTTGTATTATAGAGTTAGTAGTGtgtgtactttgaatttgaaagaaggcgaCTCGTATGTaaagtgtgggtgggtatagggagggcaatagttaatctggcaccAATAagacacttacttttaatagtagcgaggaaggttgttggtgctggagttgGCAAAGAGTTGGCAAGGcaggtgagccggattggcgagtaTGGCGGCGTCGAGTGCGAGGAGGCATCTTCAGCGACATGAATGGTCAGTACGAAGTAGTAGGACAGACATAATGTGGGTCAGAGGAGGAGTTGGTAGCGACGGCTGGGCGTTAAGGAAGGCGAGGAGCCACTTCGACAGGAGTGGCTTGTCGGTAGATAgtgtggatcggcaacaggcgtcgaCGAGGAACATGGTGGTAGGTGAATTTACGTCGGCGTTGTGACGTTCTTGATCACCGCCGCTACCTGAATatgagcgacacgagagatggtCTATGAAATGGGtattagcttgctggtttattgatgaagatagatatgagaccacCCAAGAGACCCCtatgtccccggggtcgaggacgaggtggtggagagcTGGACCCTgtatggcttggtctgtctgcaatggctctccctttgtcttacgaacgtgtccttttatgcggcggttcccttcgagggagGATGTTTACTCCCGTGCGAAAAGGGAAAGACGGGCGGGCCCTGCGTCCGCCCAACGAGGAGCTGGGACATAGGTGTGAAaggtaccatccggtcttgctacgtattgttgacagtgataatgatgatgatgatggtaatagtgatgataacactaatactatGAGAAATAATGTAacaaatactaccactactaatgataaagataatgataacagtaatgctaacaatgagaataataatcataacgatgatagttatgataataataataatgataatagtaataaaaattataataataatgataatagtaataaaaaaatataaaaataatgataatagtaatacaaaattataatgataatgataataatgatcataataatagttattattattattattatagcattaacagtaataaggataatactgataatgatgatagtgttaacaataatgataatggtaatgctaatgctaatgataatagtaataatgataataatgataataaatgattataatagtaataatagtaataataataaaagtgatgatgttgatgataatgatgataacaataataatggtaatgattatgaagataaaaatgataataataataataatgataacaattatgataatgattacagtaatgataattaataacaataatgataaaaatgacaataatgataatgataactaacaaaaaatataataatgataatgataataataatagtgatgatagtgatgatggtaatgaaaataatacttataatagaacaaaaacaatgataatgatggtgatgataatgctgataatgataacaataataatgttaatgataataatgtatttcTCCCAATTTGTCAATAGGAAAAATACATGACAAATAGAAGTTTataattattcctgttattagtagcactgttataattataatttatattattatcatcatcattactattgacattatcagaatttttgttatcatcacaacttttaccagtattattatcattattaccaccaccaccatgtgGATTTTCAATACGACTGGCCTCTTATTTGTAATCCTTATCATAATTCACAATACTATTCAAATATAAAACGATTTTGATATGAGCGGACACGAAATACAGGCACTCGTAATATGCAAGTCATAGCTCCTCCTCATCTCGCTGCAAATGCACTTTAATTATCATCCTGTTGTGCTGAGCATTTCGCCATTATTTCCTTCGATCTTCTGGAAACTCGCTTGCCAATAACTATGGAAATATTTTGTGATTTTCAGACGAAAgtgtaaaacaataacaacaacaaaactacaaagtcgacggtctgtgaaaGCAAGTCGACAAAAAGTCTACGAGCAGGCCGCCATTTTGATTTTTCGATAATTTCGCAcagataattatcaccatcaatattcctGCCTgctttatcagtaatattatcatcgccACTATCAATGGGCgttaaaatgataatgttttACCATTTTTGATCGTAAAACATGTACTAACGCAGCAGGGCTGTTAGCTCACTTGCTAAAGGGGGTCTCATTGCGCCTGAGAAGACGGTATGCGGGCCACAGCCGACGCGACGAAACGGAGAAATGGTTGACGTAAAAACtagacaaaaatattaacaaagcgGTGCaaatctgataatgatgatgatgatttcggCAATTCATTACTTAATTAGGTAAGAAATAACGCGTAAATACAAAAGCATttcgcaaagaaaaagaaaaagtgaatatCGAATTATATTCAAAGacatccttctcatttttttttttcaattccttctTAGGCCATACTAAATCATTCACGGAGGTAATTTCAGCCTCCGACATCGTAGTGCTTGggtggcgccacgctgtctgcgccGCTCGCAGGAGCCCGGGCGGCGTCGCCTCTGCTCTGCGgctgatggtcatgataatgagaatagtgatgataataatattaacatattcTCTTATGTTTCAAGTATTCATGCTTTGTCTCATTAATCCAGTGTTTGAATGTTGCATAACCCTTCAAATCATGGGAGTCTGATTCATGTATGGAGCACCTTTTAACACGGACTTTTTGCTCAAAATCCCTGTTCCTGCCTGCCCCTTTTTCCTTGAGACATATTTGCCACGCATTCCAATATCTGATTTTGCAATCTTTCCTGTCCTATAGCTAATTGCTTAATAGCATCTGCAAGCTCTGATTCTCTAGAACTCTTTTGTTCTATGACATGAACATTTGCCTTGGTACACGATGTTCTTGAGTCTTCAAGTACTCCAAAGCCTTGCGACACTCTGTGAAAAATGTCACTAAATGTCTAAATCTATCTAACGTTAAGGATTGCACCTTACTTGCACCCATTCCCCTTTCAAAAGTAATTGGTAGTAATCTATCCTTAAATATCAGTATAGTAGTATTCTGCAATTCATGTGACTGACCTAAATTTTCAATATCCAACCTTTTCCACTGTATTAATCATGCTAATCAGTTTCTTATTGCCCTTTTCCATTACAGGCTTAGTGGCACTTAGTCAACTCATGGAATGCAATCGCCAGGGAAGCTTTAAAAGATTAATACATCAATCTATAGCATTTATTATTACCGGTACACAAATAACGCCTTCCATGCCTGACAGTTTAAGTCGAAAGACCATCTCAAATTTTTTAAATCAATTCCAAAATACTGGTTATACTAATAAATCACAATAAAGATACGAATCATATAGCATGAATGAGAATCACCGAATCATCTTGAATCACAAAATGGAACATATAGGATCatgcaaaatatatcaataaagcaATCAGACTATTTTTTCTGTAATAAATAAGCAGTTATGATATTCCAATGAACTTTATGAAACAATTACCAAGCCATGGCATCCACATCAAAAAGCATCTCATACGTCAAAATTATTACCAATTTCACGTGAATCATGTGCCCCTTAACTACAAAATCGAGTACATGATGCAAACAGTATCTTTACATACCTCCTATACGAATGTCAATTTCCACAGAGTTAAAAAGAGGCAATGACTTCAAAAATCTCTTGCCTGATCCGACGTGTACAAATCTCGCACCAAAAGCGTCTCCACGCTCCTGCTCTCACAAATTTCGTAGAATACAGCTCAACTAAACGTAATATATATTACgttatatatttaagaatatacaTTCTGActaaacttgtatatataaagaaagaaaatatagtttttaatggaaaaaaaacaacaaaaataacgtaATGGAAACCGAAAATACGCACCGATAAAACCAAAAGTTTGCTATCACCTCCAAACAAAATtgacacattttcttttatttaaatttatttatttattttctatcatacttttttttattcacaatgcaatatgtatatataaatacatatatatatacatatataaatatagccgtATGTTTGTGGTTATGTTTATATTAGCCCTACGTTAAATCTGAGATTTGGCATTTCTTTCCATCTTGTTACTGTAAcctaaaaaaaattgtgaaagaagTATGTATTCCTGCCACCTGTCACCTTGCCTGCACGTGTTGCTACATAGACCAGTGCTTGGCAATTCTTCTCTTGGTGGAGCATAAAAGGCAGAGTCAGAGAAGCAACGCGCAATGAGGTTCTTTGCTCTCCTGCTGCCTTCCCTGACCGGTAGGAGTCTCATAATGTCTCAGGCCTTTTGCTTCTGTGCCTGTAGTTATGCCATTACAACTATCATTCTCACGATTATTGTAGcagattattataattcttggATCTGTCTTCAATTTATGATGCCATTAGCGATACTGTAACATTAATGCGATTgggcttcaaaaagttttttTGGAAAATGGACAGTATGTAAAAATGgtttcatttatgtttatttttcaacatatgctccattaagtccgtctgagtaaaagtCGAATGGAGCATATTCggagctgtaaggtggatgtcggacgatttcccatcgaaatccaCTTAGCACAGCTCTTGACTGCCGAGCGCCGTAAttgggtgcattgtcgtggtggaagagaatgcgttgatgcagctttccagggcgtttttctgatatttttttgaatagttttctcaaaacgcattcataataagcagatataattgttttcttgctctcgaagcAGTCAACCAGCAAAagcccctctgcatcccagaagacagcggccatgacctttcctcttgaacgctcagattttgttttgactggtccactttcaCCCCTGGACAGCCACTGGTTTGATTTTTTGTCTTCGGGATCGTATGGTAGATCCATATTTCATCCCCTGTTGCAATTtcctgcagaaaagcttcagagtcctcatccaacttgttcaaaatttccgttgaaagatctacccttgtttgctgctgatctgtgcacagcagcctagggacccatcgagcggaaagcttgcttagccccaaactctccaccagaattgtgtgtgtagAACCTAAAGAGATGTTGAGTGTCTCTGccactgattcagtggttattcgtctattctTTCCAATCATGTtgcaaacagcatcaatgttttctttacaaactgacgttgatggcctgtcaCTGCGGGGATCATCTTTAATTTCGTTTCATCCACTtatgaaccgacttatccatttgtaggtcaTTGATTTCTTTGGGCCATTGTCACCATAAAcatgttccagagcgtcaatgatttgcctattctcccaaccgagtttcaccattcatttaatgtttgtcctgccttcgattttggtggatttcaTGGTGCCTGTCTTCCAACTTGCGGCGAAGCGTTATTACctacatttaagggttcatgtttgaacatgttAAAACATGTTGGTAGAAGAATGTTCAGACACATTGAAAAACAAAATCCATATGATTTTGAATTATGGACTTTTTTCACAAACTGTTTGAAGCCCCCTAGTATAAGGCCCCATCCAGACGAACTGTAGTGCCCGCCGGACAAATACTGTATCCAAAGAATGTTCTAGACCATCGTTTAGTGGGTGGTTGGGGGGCATGAGTGTGCCGCTGCCCGACGTTTACTGGACAACCACTACGGTCACTATCTTACTGCCGTGTGCTCGTCACCCTCTCAGGGCCGCAGCCATTTTtacttcatatataaatatcaatttgGCCCTGTGTAGTGAACTACAAATACAATTACACCCCACGAGAATGTAGAAAAGTAGCGTCACTGCCACCGCCCATTTAGTTCACGTATGGGACCGTAGTGTTGTTTGTGGGAAGGGGAATAGTGTAGAAGATGtgaggaaaggagcgaaagattgtgtatgcgagtgtagtgtgtgtgtgtgtctgtagtgtaCGTGTTGGGTGCGGGATCACTGCACTGTCAATCCTTTCTCCTTTTACATATGGGTTTGCGAGGGAAATTGCGACATATGTGATAGAACATTTATTAAAATAAcgcggaaaaaaacaaacttaaaacaTTAAAAGAGTAAAACACGAGCAAAAGcagtaaaaaacaataaaagtaaacactaaaataataaatgaataaagcacCAAGTCACTTCGTCACTTTCCGAAGTAATACCTGGTCAAATCTCTTTCACGACCTATATTGTATCACTCTTCACTTAGCCGACTTTGCCCCAGATTGTTTTTTAAGCGCAACTTACCTCAGGCTCTGGAGTAATCTGATTCACTAAGCctcttatgtaaaatatatggatactaataataacagcgatgataatggtaataacaatgatgatagtaataataaacaataaaatgtaaataaataagtagcaaTTCTATTTCTCAAAATTTACTTAACATTGTCaatcttttattaatatttcttgcCTTCAGTAATCTTTCATTTTCGAGTTTGAGCCGAACATAATTTAACACTTTAGTGAAGATATATTCCACCCCACCAACACGTAGGGACcccgaacgtttttttttttttttttataaaaacaaaattttaaacaATAAGGTAACACTGAAACCGTGTTTTTTCCTCAactacacacactatatatgtgtgtatgtatatatgtatatgtgtatatatatatatatataacctaatgtATGCCTGGTAACTAAACTTTGATCTtggcttagattttttttttttttttgaatttgaatttgggtTCACAAAATTAATTGACTACTGAACTTGCGTATTCAAGATCATcacatatttttcattaattttctaaaTCAGTATTTCTCGAATCATCACGGGCGTTCTTTATCATCAAtgcctattatttatattatggtaTGGCCATGATTAACAAACTCTTAGTTCTGTGATGTTATAGATATAATGggatataaaatgaatatgtacTATGAATGAACAACTGTAGGATGAGACAAGAAGCTTCTGGTCCCTCTCATTTGAGATGATAAACCAGGGGCGTCATTTGAGAGGTGGTGTAGCCGCTGATATATCACGTACTTCacatcagcagctggtatatcatatatttttgtatatcacATATTCTGTAACACAGCGATCGGTGAGGCTGTATAAGAGCTGACATGTTAAAATATGTTTGTGCGAAGGGGCCGTGCCATAGGAAGTGATGCCGGCTCTTCGTGTGATCGATGCAGGGATATAGTGAGGTTGCGATctcactaatgataacaaatgaaatagaatgttacttgacattggagcatatgtatgtttaaagcGTGAGGGCAGTTCGAGAGGAACCTTCGAGCCGTCAAGACGCCCATAGCATTCTGGGATCAGGCTACTAAGCTGAtattctgactgttcccgcaatatgtgtgtgtgtttgtgtgtgtgtgtgatgtgtgcatatatatatatatatatatatatatatatatatatatatatatatatatatatatccgtatacagacatacacacatatatatttgtatgcttatatgtatatataaatgtgtgtgtacagttttatatatgtgtgtgtctgtgtttatataattatacatatattcatacttatatgcatacatgtatgtgtaaacacacacatttgtatacgtatatatacaaatatacctgtgtgtaagtgtttaaacatacatatgtatatgtgtatgtatatatctgagtatatgtgtaatatatacatacatacaaacctatacatatacattcacataaacatacatacacatacattcatacatatatttacacatacatacatacacaaacatatatatgcgtatgtggatcggtacacccatatatgtatatgtatatatatatatatatatatatatttgaacacacgcacacacatatatatatcatataacataggtgtgccagtgtgtgtatatatttatatcagtccAACGTTAAAAACCGAGATATTTATTTCCGTCTTGTCAATAAAGTCTAaaaaatgtgtaagtgtgtattccCGCCACCTGTCGCACTTCCTGTTCCTGGTGTTACCCAAATCAATTATCTTCCTTTTGTCTCGTGCACCTGGACGCACTGGAGCATAAAAAGCACAGCATTGCCCCGTGGAGGCAGACAAGCAGCGCGCCATGAGGTTCCTTGCTCTCCTGCTGCCTTCCCTGCTCCCGCTGACGGGTAAGAGTCTCATAATGTCTCAGGCCTTTTGCTTCTGTGTCTGCAATTATGCCATTGCAACTAATATTCTCACACCTATTTGAACAGAGTACCATCATTCTTAGCTCTATTGTCTTCTATTTATGATTGCTTTGTGCGCCGTTGGTCGACTTATCTTGATTCGTTTTCTTGACAGGATCTGCACCCTTATCCCATAAGGACATACGTGAGTACTTACATACAGCACGTAGGTGTGGACATTTCTTCACGGAAAATAACCTCCGCGTAATGGAGAATTCAATGTCGATCTTACATTTGCTCATCAATATGCCTGTTGCTTTGGACGAGTATGAatcgtgaatatacatatatatgtgtatatgttcatatatatatatttgaacattcgcatttatatttgtatatttacagcTTTTCCCTTGGCTCTCCTATCCTCAGCCTACTCCCTGCCTCGTTCGACGGGCCTCTCTATAGAATATAATTTTTTCAAATAGTTGTTTGTCATGATGCTGTCCTTCAAATGTTTTTCCACCTATTCCTTCTGTATGGACTCCTTCTATAAATGAACAGTGGACGTATTGTTCTACACCCTCCAAAGCCTTCTTCtatcatatatacagaaacaatcCATACCACATTCTATCAGAAGAATTAAAGGTACCCAAGGAAATCTATCAAGCTgatttttctcttaccttcttttcttctctcggtGCGAAGGGTGCGAAGGGGGGGCTAACAATGCGAAAGGACATCCCGACGCAATTaacaaatatatctgtgtgtgtgtctgtgtttatatattgatgtCAAAGATATAATGGGATATAAAAGGAATATGTACTATGAATGAACAGCCGTGGGATGAGACAGGAAGCTTATGGTCCCTTCCATTAGAGATGGCAAACCAGGTCGTCATTTAAGGGAAGCCCCAaggcccaattttttttttttttttttactatattacaCCTAATAGGTCCGGTTTATAGCCTTAAATGCCCCCAGAATAGTTCATTTTCATAAAATTTTGTTCACTTtgcttccctccctgtctttccttctcccgaGAAAAAGCTCTATAATCATTTTATACGCCTTCGCTTCATTTAcctaatatatagtatatattcataccaatctgtatgtataacaataataacagcaatggtaataattataatagcaatgatgatagtaataataaatgaaatgaaatgattaaGTAGCCTTTCTATTTCTCAAAATCTACACAACATCCTTTTGGGGggattttgattattgttttcgGCCATCATTTCTCATTTAAATAATTAAGTACCTTCTCTAATTCTCAAAATTTACATAACATTCGTTTTCGCTTTTTTAACTATTTTCTGCCTTCAGTTCATCATTTATtcaacaaaaaaagagataattccAGAGTTTGAGCAGAACCAAATTCAATTATTTATTGGATGTATATTCCACCCCACTAATAAGAGGGGGCCTCGacggtttttgtttttatatatatatacaaaattttataCGAAAAGGTTGCATGGATAATCATGTTTAAccctcaactatatatatatatatatatatatatatatatatatatgtatatatacatatatatatgtatatacataatatatatataatatatataatatatataatatatataatatatataatatatataatatatatatggtgtatataatatatatatacatatatatatatatatatatatatatatatatatatatatatgatgtgtgtgtatatatatatatatatatatatatatataatgtatgtatataatgtatatatatacatatatatgtaaataatgtgtatatatacatatatttgtatatatacatatataaaatatatatatatataatgatgtatgtgtgtacacatatatatatatttatatatatatacatacatacatattatatattcatatttatatatatacatatacaatataaatatatattttatatatatatgtatatatataaatatatataaatatacatatatatatctatatatatatatataatgtgtatatatattgtatgtatatatgtatatatgtatatatatatatacatatgtatatacatatatataaaatgtgtgtgtatatatatacattttatatataaaatatatatatacatatgtctctaatataaatacatatatataatgtgtatatatatacatatatataatgtatatgtgtaaacaaatatatatgggcAGTGGGCAGATGGGTCACATCTGCAGGGGAAATGAACGCTCCCGCCCTCCATGAGTTTCCTGCTGCCTTGCACACTGAAGAAGTCCCTCTTCAGTGTGCCAACCGCATGGTTCCAAACTCGGCATATCTTTAAAAAGGACTGGACGACAACCATTACTGGATCGGCGCCACAGACCTAGAGGCAGAAGGCTTCTTCAGGTGGGTGGACGGAACGGTGGTCAAGATGGGGACGCCGTTCTGGGGCGACCACGAAGACCAGGTGCAAGAACCCGATGGCGGAACCAACCAGAACTGCATATACTTGGATAGAGCTGATCATTTCTTCATGATAGATTATTCATGTGATACAAAACTGTCCGTTATCTGTGAGATACATTGACAAAGGTGATCAGTATTGTAGATATTCCTTGTTTTAGCAACATTTGTGTCGAGTGATTGCATCGATCTTCATTTGATTACTTGGCTCCTTGAAAAAAACGGAGATAATAGGATATTGATTTTGGGACAGACCTGATACTTCACACACCTCAGCATCTGGGTTCATACCTTCGGCACGTGCTTTGGCCAAAAATGAAAGGGGCAACACGCAGCTTTTCCCTTAGCTATCCTATCCTCAGCCTATTCCCTGCCTCGTCCGTCGTGCCTCTCTATAGAATAGTATAATTTGTTGATATagttgatacacatatatatattatataatacatgtgtgccagtgtgtgtatatatttatattagtccATCGTTAAAAACCGAGATAAGATATTTATTTCCATCTTGTCAATGTAGTCTAAAAAAATGTGTGAAAAAAGTGTGAATTCCCGCCACCTGTCGCTCTTCCTATTAGTGGCGTTAcccaaatcaatatatatttttttttctaagtacaGAGGGACGCACTGCAGCATAAAAGGCACAGCATTGCCCCGTGGAGGCAGACAAGCAGCGCGCCATGAGGTTCCTTGTTCTCCTGCTGCCTTCCCTGCTCCCGCTGACGGGTAAGAGTCTCATAATGTCTCAGGCCTTTAGCTTCTGTGTCTGCAATTATGCCATTGCAACTAATATTCTCACGCCTATTTGAACAGATTAGCATCATTCTTAGCTCTATTGTCTTCTATTTATGATTGCTTTGTGCACCGTTGGTCGACTTATCTTGACTCGTTTTCTTGACAGGATCTGCACCCTTATCCCATAAGGAAATACGTGAGTACTTACATACAGCACGTAGGTGTGGACATGCTTTGGACGAGTATGAATCGTGAATTTCTACAGGAATATGTTAAACACGAATAGCaagtaactaataatgataataatcatggtaatgataataataataataataatcacatagaTAAACTATGAATAATCAGAAATTGCTTGTAACGCATATTCGCTTACAGTAAAAGGATTTCCTTCGCCCATATGTTGAACAGTGCTAAAAATTTCCGCCGCAGAATGCCCTGTCGGATTCCACAATATTTACGACCACTGCGTCCAGTTCCGCACGCAGTCTGCCACGTGGCACGATATGTACAACGTGTGCTTTAACATCGGCGCCGACATAGTCAAGCTCGATGACGCAAACTTCATGTACTACCTCGTCAAGTTCATCAAAGAAAACAGTAAGACCGACGCCATGTCAGCGTAAATACTTGTTCCTCATCTCAGTTGCTAATCTAACCGTCCAAATTCTTCCGTCGCGTCCATATTCTTTTCTTGCATCATTCACGTACCTTGCAAGAATCCCTCTCAGACGCCAACCCTCCCTTTAACAGAGCTCGACGGCCA is from Penaeus chinensis breed Huanghai No. 1 chromosome 36, ASM1920278v2, whole genome shotgun sequence and encodes:
- the LOC125045039 gene encoding perlucin-like protein isoform X2, producing MRFLALLLPSLLPLTGSAPLSHKDIQCPVGFHNIYDHCVQFRTQSATWHDMYNVCFNIGADIVKLDDANFMYYLVKFIKENKLDGHTYWIGASDEGHEGDFRWTDGTKVKMGTPFWGDHADQVQEPDGGTNQNCVYLDKDDHFFMIDYTCDGKLSVICEIH
- the LOC125045039 gene encoding perlucin-like protein isoform X1 — its product is MRFLVLLLPSLLPLTGSAPLSHKEIQCPVGFHNIYDHCVQFRTQSATWHDMYNVCFNIGADIVKLDDANFMYYLVKFIKENKLDGHTYWIGASDEGHEGDFRWTDGTKVKMGTPFWGDHADQVQEPDGGTNQNCVYLDKDDHFFMIDYTCDGKLSVICEIH